The genomic region GAACGATTGTAGCTGTGTAATGAATCATTGAATTCTATTTTTTGCTTCATTTTCGTTACCTATTAATAATTGTCCACTCTCTTCACCACATTTGCGCTAAGCCAATTCTTTTTTCCAtcactctcttttctttcttctcctctctctctctcaaaactCATTAAAGCTTCTCACATTCTTGCTGGTAAGtttctttcataatttctaaTTTTGTTCTTTTCTTCCATTCTTTCACTCTTCTTGTGTAACTTTACTATGTATACATACATTAGGTGACTACAGGTTTCTTTTTTTCCACTAATCATCATTAAGAGAAAGAAAATCGTGGTACATTatattgtttttcctaattaattcTCATTTTCTGTACTGGATTGATCatcataatttttatttgttattatgtCATGCATTCAAGTGTGTATGTGCGCGTCAGAAATATCACAGCTATGTATTTTGTATGGTTCTTTAAATACTATAAATACTTTTAAAATATGCATTAAATATGCTTAGAATTGGACAAATATTTCTTCAGAAAGTATGTATATAACTTTCCCTTAGAAAGATCTGAATTGACATACGATGAAAACTTGATTAGATTAGCCAAATAAAATTATCTCATTGCTTTGTTTGTCCTTTTGTTTAGAAGGTTAATTGTTTTTGTGTAtgaaaattgaaaatattttatattcaCGTTACCTTATTTACATGTGTTTTCAATTAGTAGCAGCAGCATGCTATAGTGATTATTATTAGAGGCTCACTCTGATGCATGTTGCAGAAAAGATAAATATTgtgttttttagatttttttttatgcttattttgtatactatttatattttcaatttgtatgcgaataataataataatgataataataaatattattatcattattattattattattattattattattattattattattattataatagttTAAATGATTNNNNNNNNNNNNNNNNNNNNNNNNNNNNNNNNNNNNNNNNNNNNNNNNNNNNNNNNNNNNNNNNNNNNNNNNNNNNNNNNNNNNNNNNNNNNNNNNNNNNNNNNNNNNNNNNNNNNNNNNNNNNNNNNNNNNNNNNNNNNNNNNNNNNNNNNNNNNNNNNNNNNNNNNNNNNNNNNNNNNNNNNNNNNNNNNNNNNNNNNNNNNNNNNNNNNNNNNNNNNNNNNNNNNNNNNNNNNNNNNNNNNNNNNNNNNNNNNNNNNNNNNNNNNNNNNNNNNNNNNNNNNNNNNNNNNNNNNNNNNNNNNNNNNNNNNNNNNNNNNNNNNNNNNNNNNNNNNNNNNNNNNNNNNNNNNNNNNNNNNNNNNNNNNNNNNNNNNNNNNNNNNNNNNNNNNNNNNNNNNNNNNNNNNNNNNNNNNNNNNNNNNNNNNNNNNNNNNNNNNNNNNNNNNNAatatttaaaaattgttaaaatataaaaaaatgtgtgatttttaaatattgtcaaaattaTATAGTTACACTAGAACTATCATAATGATAGTCACTGTAGACTCTACGGTAGAAGTACACAGTACAACACAATAGTTTTTAAGTCTTTTTTATAAGACTAATACTTGTATTAACTATTGACATTCTTTCCTTTTTAACAGTTGTAGGTGTATTTTTATCTAGGATTAAATAAAGCTTCAGAGATAATTATACATGGCGAAGGATCAACTTCAAGTGTTGAATGCACTTGATGTGGCCAAAACACAATGGTATCATTTTACAGCAATCATTGTTGCAGGAATGGGATTTTTTACAGATGCCTATGATTTGTTTTGTATTTCCCTCGTAACCAAGCTACTCGGCCGCATATACTATCACGTTGACGGCGCACCAAAGCCGGGAAATTTGCCGCCCAATGTCTCCGCCGCAGTTAACGGCGTAGCCTTTATCGGAACACTCTCTGGCCAGCTCTTCTTTGGCTGGTTAGGTGACAAGCTCGGCAGAAAGAAAGTCTACGGCATGACTCTGTTGCTTATGGTGCTTTGCTCTGTCGCCTCCGGCCTATCGTTCGGCCGGGAACCAAAGTCGGTTATGACGACGCTTTGCTTTTTCCGGTTCTGGCTCGGATTCGGTATCGGAGGAGATTATCCGCTTTCTGCCACCATTATGTCGGAGTACGCAAATAAGAAAACTCGCGGCGCATTTATCGCCGCCGTCTTCGCGATGCAGGGATTTGGTATCTTGGCCGGAGGCATATTTGCAATCGTTATCTCATCGATATTCAAGGCGAAATTCGATTCTCCGCCATATAAGGTTGATCCGGTAGGCTCAACTGTTCCAGAAGCAGATTTTGCGTGGAGAGTAATTCTTATGGTGGGGGCTCTTCCTGCTGCACTGACATACTATTGGAGGACGAAGATGCCGGAAACCGCGCGTTACACGGCGTTGGTTGCGAAGAACATGGAACAGGCTACAAAAGATATGTCTAAAGTTATGCAAGTAGAACTCCAAGcagaggaattaaagaaagaggAGGATAAAACTAAGGATTTTGGCTTGTTCTCTAAGCAATTCGCGGCGCGTCATGGTTTACATTTGCTTGGAACAGCGAGTACATGGTTCTTGCTTGATGTTGCATTTTACAGTCAGAATCTCTTCCAGAAAGATATCTTCAGCGCAGTCGGTTGGATTCCTCCTGCGGAAACCATGAACGCGTTGGAAGAAGTTTACAAGATCGCCAGAGCCATCCAATTGATTGGTTTCTTCTTCATGACAGTGTTCATGTTTGCCCTCGCAATTCCTTATGAGCACTGGACTCAGAAAGAGAATCGCATTGGATTCGTCGTGTTGTATTCATTAACATTCTTCTTCGCAAACTTTGGACCTAACTCAACCACTTTCGTCGTCCCTGCGGAGATCTTCCCTGCAAGATTCCGCTCTACATGTCATGGGATTTCGTCGGCTTCAGGCAAGCTTGGTGCTATGATTGGTGCTTTTGGATTTCTATATTTGGCGCAGAGTCCGGACAAGACCAAGACAGATGCAGGTTATCCTCCCGGCATTGGTGTCAAGAATTCTTTGTTGGTATTAGGAGTGGTTAATATTTTAGGGTTCTTGTTTACATTCTTGGTGCCTGAGCCAAAGGGAAAATCTTTAGAAGAAATATCAGGTGAGCATGAACAAGAAGATGAGCTTGGAAATAAGGTATAGTCGTGTTGTTTGGCACAATTAGGACGAATAATAAAGCCGTGCCTTCAATTTGGTATTCGAATCACCCGGCCCAAAAGTAGGTTCTTTTCTATATGAGttgctctttttatttgattttgtgttgtCATTTTGTATAGATAACAGGTGCTATTTGTTCTGTGATTTGGAAACGTATGTAATTGTCTATTTCATTCTTTAATTTGAtgactatatatatatgtttCTTTACTTTTAATAACCATCTCCCTTCTTCATCACCTACGTTCCCCTTATATGTATTACTTCTTTGTTGGCCAATGTACTTTTTTGGTCTAATGTGCATTCTTTGTTGAGAAGTAATCATGGTAGTTTTTGGTTTTatcttttatgtttaatttttatatatattattgacTGTCTACCAAAAAAATGTATCTTTACATTGTTACATATATTTTCATTTTATCCTGTAATTTGGCACATACTTTGTGCTCTACATCTTTACAAGATTTTCTAGAGTATACCAACTTAAAGTTGATATATTGTGAAGAATAAATACTTGTAAATATTGATGATCTACTTCATCTACTTCTAGTCTTCTACTATTATATAATGGAATGGAATATGGAATGGAATATAGAAAGGAACTGGtggataattttttcttttaaaatgtcTTTTAAGTTTTAGTATAACTTACTCTCTAAATTTAAACCAAATTTCTTATTATTATCTACatctaatttataaaaaaaatagattaatagACACAATAATACTTATCAATATACTAATATTGATTAATTTCAGAGTTATTAtgaaaatatatattattcaataAACAAAAGATAGCTTATAAAGTAATTATTTTCATCAAAGATAGatattttattcattgaaataattaatgaatataagTGATCTTAAAAAGATAATCCGTCTGACTAATAATTTAGACTTCCCACGTAGTTTTTTATAAGTTAAAAACAACATAGAATTAGAGTTCAAATAGAGAAGAATTCAAGACGTGGATGTAGTTATTGTAagtattttattagttttcaattcCTTTACTTTAAAGATCTTCCAATTCTTTGTCTTTCAAATTTGTCATAGAATCGTTGCCACCATAGATATTTGCTTTTATACTTTATTTCAGCTTAAACTTTTGGTTCGTCTCTGTCCACCATTTTCATAGCTCGCCGGATTTTGGTATCCTCAAAGTTGAGATTATTCAGCTAAGTTCTAGATTTTTTTTGGTGTGTGAGTAATTTGTGCCAGAACATTTTAGTTTTGGGTAGACATTTTAACTTTTAGATTACCTTTTGAATTTGCTTTTGTTGGCATTATTCTGTGGCGTCTTAGGAGGAGGACGGAAGAACTGAAAAGTAATTGAGTAGCCTGAAacataattttctttttctattaaaaaaatgatGTAATCaatattatgattttaaaaagcAAATCAAATCGGTTAGTTCAACTGGATTAAAAGGGATACCATCTAAGAAGTGGTAAATTCGGTAAAAAAGAATAGTAAACTCACATTATTCATGTAGCCTATTTTTTGTCTAATAGACGTCACGTTCTTCAATATTCACGTTCTGATTAGTGAATAATTACTCCACCTGCAACACATAATATTAATATGGGAAATGCTAGTTGTACAATACTAATCAGCCTTTAATCAGCCTTTAAtcagatttaaataatatttaattatttttgtagtGTAACATGTTCCTATTTTGTAGATACATATctataattagattttaatttaaatttaaattttaaaatccaccCACTTCATTGGTGGTTACGGTAACTTTGTTTTACTTTCGTAACTTTACGTAACAGATACAGTTTTTTAAATTCCTTATTCTACGAGACATTCACACGCATTAGTGAATCCCAAACCAAAAAGGATGCTGCCAGCTGAATTCTCCATCTCGTTTTCATTGGTGAAGACCATCACCACCTTCCAGCTGAAGTACTCTCTCATTTTGTATTGGTGAAAGATATCATTATTTTCTACACATGTGTTTatgtaatttgttaagaaatatcatgttcaacatttttaattatattttaatttaaacataaaaacaCTCTGCTGATTTAATTAGAACAAGGttgatcttatttaattttattaataaagttGTTGCATAAGTATTTTCTACGTTAGTTTGagcaaagaagcaaaaaaaaatttGGAGTTTAAGAGAGAAGATGTAGTTGATATAGTCATAAAAATTCTGTtgttatttatcaattataacacatgatagtatgatattttattcaaaatatttttaaaacacatccaaaatcaggctaactttaaatatttaaatttaaacgttaataatacaattaatcttttgattttttattcgATCAAATGAATATAATACTTATTACTTAAATTATCAGTTAAATTTTTTTCGATACttattagttttcaaaattattataatcaacaattaatttaaaattgtgtTGTTATTTTTCGATTATAACACATCTGATAGTAtgatattttatacaaaatatttttaaaacacatctaaaatcagTCAACtttaataatacaatataaatgttaataatacaattatgaatggtcgaatataattatatacataaactaaaatattttcaattgtagtttctttttcaattgtaacacatttaaaatattaagttatacaaaaatatttttaaaacacatccaaaatcataaatctaaaaattaaatttaaacattaaaaaataattgtaacacatctaaaattatgaagttatacagaaaatatttttaaaacacatccaaaatcataaatctaaaatttaaatttaaacattaaaaagacAGCGTTGTTGTAAATGAGCGCCGAAAAGGAGGAAGGCAGCGTTGAGGATGAGCGCGGAAGAGGAAGGTAGCATGGATGAACGACAGCGGAGGATGACTTCTCTATGTGCACCTCTGAATTTTTCATATGCGCCTCTGGATTTTCGACATGGCACAAACGTGATTTCTCTGCTTCTTTGAGTGTTTTGTAcgagtttaattaataatttgatagtttaaggtttattttataattttaaaatcaaaattttgaattttgaataatttaatttttagatatgtatttaaattataatatattaataattaaatatattaaatctgaaacagaaatttaaaatttaaattttaaatttcagtttttttagattgtattttgaatatatatttaattttaaaaagacaataaatctattcataatttttagttgtttgttttaatttttttttaattattgtaataaaaagGCTGAATGTTGTACTATTTTTAAAGGATACCTAGTTGAACCGTATTAATATTGCCAGTAAAATGTAAATAAAATACGAATCTAATTCGATTAACTTATTAATACTGTTATTTCATTACAACCGGTATTTCAGTTGGTGTAAACTGCTATTTTAGAATGGGCGTAAACTACAGCATTCGTTTTCACGCCTAAACAAACAACAAATTAATTAGTGGATCATCCATTTCGTTGTAATTGTATTCTGATATACGGTACAATAACTTATAAAGATGCATGAGAGTTGCTGACTCCTAATTGTAAGTATAAATTTGCTCAAAATTTTAGAGCAATAGTAGATACTTTGCGTAGGTATATGTCGTTGACTTATCCGCAAAGAGAGTGGTACCCAATAGATCAAAGATGTGACATCTAACGTATCAGTGAACAGACTTCCAAGTGTCTAAAGGTTGTGTGTCTTTAATATGACGAACTTAAGACAACTTTATGTAACTTTGGAGGGACTAATCAAAAGTTTGCTGCTGAAAATCGCTAAGTTGTGCTTGACCAAGAAGTTATGATTGTTATCAGTCCAATCGGTTATGAGCACTCCATCAATCGACAGGACATATATATGTGCTATGTCTTCGAGTGTCACCGTAACCTTACCGACCAGTAATGCGAAAGTGTGAGTCTTCTACCTCCATCTTTCTTCAAGAGCAGCTAGCAACGCACCATTTCCTCTAATTTCTCCAATTCTTGATATGTGGTAGAATCTCATTGTTTATGAGGTCTGATCAACCGCCGAATGTCACATCTCCGGTGGATCAAGTTTAAGGGGCAAAATATTCTTATTAGCCTAGTTCAACTAAAatgcaaaaaataaataatattaaaattgaaataaaaaataattaaataaaattaaaaaattaaaacagaaaatctacaaaaaataaatcaaatgatTAACTATACTAATattgttaataataatattaactaaaCTAATTATATTTAGTATATTAATCAAATAATAAGCTCTAAATTagcgaaaataataaaaatttacatAATTATGTTATCTAAATAGTTGATAATATGTTCTGTCATCGacatataattatgtattatttttattaaatacccgtttaaaattttttatatataaatttcacATCTATACATTAAAATACTCTCTAAAACTCAGTAAACCAAAATACTCTCTCAACTCTCTTTACAATGTGTTGAACGAGTGAGGAGGAGAACCAGGTGGGAGGCTTTTATACTTTGTTTGGATGAGATGAATTTAGAGAGAAAGAAAACGAAGGAAAAAAATGGATAAAAAAAGTGATTTTTCTTCGATGGGACAACAcgaatttttttataaaactgGTGCGACACGTCGCATTTGTGTTGGAAAAGCTACTTTCACCGCATACATCACGCTACTTGCATGTTAACAGGGACTTGTCAAGTATTTCTCTTCTTTGCAAAGTCTAGTTTGAGTTACCCTATTGGTACAGAAAATGTTGCAGCTTCACATTATGACAAAATCTACCATGATAGAATATAATTGTACAACATATAGTTATTGTCcattaaaaaaaagtaaatgcTATATTGCCTATCATTAATTTAGATATGGAAAATATTGTGGTGTATTGGCTGAAAATGAAGATACTGTGTGTATTAAAAACAGATGGACGTGTCAGATGAAGGCACAACACGCAGGGGCGTGGTGCCTGAATCACGTGGGGGGCGTGGAGGCTAGGTAGCATGGTGTGGTTGAGCCAACTAGGCAGCACGCAGGGGGCGTGCTGACATGGCAGAAGTTGGTTGGCTACGAGGGGCAGCACGTGGGGGGCGTGATGAGTCAGCACGCTGGGGGCGTGCTGACATGGCGAAGGC from Arachis ipaensis cultivar K30076 chromosome B02, Araip1.1, whole genome shotgun sequence harbors:
- the LOC107628223 gene encoding inorganic phosphate transporter 1-4, whose protein sequence is MAKDQLQVLNALDVAKTQWYHFTAIIVAGMGFFTDAYDLFCISLVTKLLGRIYYHVDGAPKPGNLPPNVSAAVNGVAFIGTLSGQLFFGWLGDKLGRKKVYGMTLLLMVLCSVASGLSFGREPKSVMTTLCFFRFWLGFGIGGDYPLSATIMSEYANKKTRGAFIAAVFAMQGFGILAGGIFAIVISSIFKAKFDSPPYKVDPVGSTVPEADFAWRVILMVGALPAALTYYWRTKMPETARYTALVAKNMEQATKDMSKVMQVELQAEELKKEEDKTKDFGLFSKQFAARHGLHLLGTASTWFLLDVAFYSQNLFQKDIFSAVGWIPPAETMNALEEVYKIARAIQLIGFFFMTVFMFALAIPYEHWTQKENRIGFVVLYSLTFFFANFGPNSTTFVVPAEIFPARFRSTCHGISSASGKLGAMIGAFGFLYLAQSPDKTKTDAGYPPGIGVKNSLLVLGVVNILGFLFTFLVPEPKGKSLEEISGEHEQEDELGNKV